The Armatimonadota bacterium genome includes a window with the following:
- a CDS encoding glucokinase, which translates to MQPNLSGQYIVGVDVGGTNSRAAVFTLDGKRLGEGREPTFAERGPSVVVEQVSRAIEAALTDAGVGAGDVAGAGIGMPGRITPEGVVLWSPNFPDIEGVPLLSLIQERTGVPIRMENDVNIAALGEFTFGAGRDVQSLVMLTLGTGIGGGIVLNGQVWSGANAGGAEIGHMVVNPGGRQCGCGNHGCLEAMAQRDAIVERAVLKFQSGRPSAMAEAVEYQADRITPALIAEFAGKGDQVCLETMAETGHWVGIGVANMINILNPEMVIIGGGISQAGPILWEPLMRGVRSYAIHESLQVCRVVPAELGDDAGIMGGVAMILKAIGKS; encoded by the coding sequence ATGCAGCCGAATTTGAGCGGGCAGTATATCGTGGGAGTGGATGTGGGCGGCACCAACAGCCGCGCGGCCGTCTTCACTCTGGATGGGAAAAGGCTGGGAGAGGGACGCGAGCCAACCTTCGCCGAGCGGGGTCCGTCCGTGGTGGTGGAGCAGGTGTCCCGGGCTATTGAGGCGGCTTTGACAGACGCGGGCGTGGGCGCGGGAGACGTGGCAGGCGCGGGAATCGGGATGCCGGGCCGCATCACACCGGAAGGGGTGGTTCTCTGGTCGCCGAACTTCCCGGACATCGAGGGAGTGCCGCTCCTCAGCCTCATCCAGGAGCGCACAGGCGTGCCGATCCGCATGGAGAACGATGTGAACATCGCCGCGCTGGGCGAGTTCACCTTCGGGGCGGGGCGGGACGTCCAGAGTCTGGTGATGCTGACGCTGGGGACCGGCATCGGGGGAGGCATCGTCCTGAACGGCCAGGTCTGGTCGGGCGCGAACGCGGGCGGGGCCGAGATCGGGCATATGGTGGTGAATCCCGGCGGCCGGCAGTGCGGTTGCGGAAATCACGGTTGCCTGGAGGCCATGGCCCAGAGGGACGCCATCGTCGAGCGCGCGGTGCTCAAGTTCCAGTCCGGCCGACCGAGCGCGATGGCGGAGGCGGTGGAATATCAGGCGGATCGCATCACTCCGGCGCTCATCGCGGAGTTCGCCGGAAAGGGCGATCAGGTCTGCCTGGAGACCATGGCGGAGACCGGGCACTGGGTGGGCATCGGCGTTGCAAACATGATCAACATCCTGAACCCGGAGATGGTCATCATCGGGGGTGGGATATCGCAGGCGGGGCCCATCCTATGGGAGCCGCTGATGCGCGGAGTGCGCTCCTACGCCATCCACGAGTCACTGCAGGTTTGTCGCGTGGTGCCGGCCGAGCTGGGCGACGACGCGGGGATCATGGGCGGCGTGGCGATGATCCTGAAGGCCATCGGGAAGTCCTGA